A DNA window from Pseudodesulfovibrio thermohalotolerans contains the following coding sequences:
- a CDS encoding L-serine ammonia-lyase, iron-sulfur-dependent, subunit alpha produces the protein MDSLKELYKKGNGPSSSHTMGPQKAAKAFMERTPEAARYRATLFGSLAATGKGHLTDWIIEQTLGTDRTEIVWKPEVVRPFHSNGMIFKALDAQETVLDSWEVYSVGGGTIAEADSPTRGTKTLYPHSTLSAITAYCKENNLELWQYAEEQEGPELWPFLEDIWRAMQDAVERGLKRTGVLPGELHYPRKASTFFKKARTQSGPLRSTGKTFAYALAVAEENASGGRVVTAPTCGSAGLIPAVLRSMQESYDLGEMEILHALAVGGLIGNVVKTNASISGAEVGCQGEIGTACAMAGGMAAYLFGGSLMQIDYAAEMSLEHHLGMTCDPVGGYVQVPCIERNAVSAIRAINAAEYVLFTDGEHRISFDQVVQTMAETGRDLKCGYRETSLAGLARLGIRKS, from the coding sequence ATGGATTCTCTGAAAGAGCTCTACAAGAAAGGCAACGGCCCCTCCAGCAGCCACACCATGGGTCCACAGAAAGCGGCCAAGGCGTTCATGGAGCGCACGCCCGAAGCCGCGCGCTATCGGGCAACCCTGTTCGGCAGCCTCGCGGCCACGGGCAAGGGGCATCTCACGGACTGGATCATCGAACAGACCCTGGGGACCGATCGTACGGAAATCGTATGGAAGCCGGAGGTCGTGCGTCCCTTCCACTCCAACGGCATGATCTTCAAGGCCCTGGACGCCCAGGAGACCGTCCTGGACTCCTGGGAAGTGTACAGCGTGGGCGGCGGCACCATCGCCGAAGCCGATTCGCCGACCCGGGGCACGAAAACCCTGTATCCCCACTCCACGCTGTCGGCCATCACGGCCTATTGCAAGGAGAACAACCTGGAACTGTGGCAATACGCCGAGGAACAGGAAGGGCCTGAGCTCTGGCCGTTCCTTGAGGACATCTGGCGGGCCATGCAGGACGCCGTCGAACGAGGCCTCAAGCGCACGGGTGTCCTGCCCGGCGAGCTGCACTACCCCCGCAAGGCCAGCACGTTCTTCAAGAAGGCCCGAACCCAGTCGGGGCCGTTACGCAGCACGGGCAAGACGTTCGCCTACGCCCTGGCCGTCGCCGAAGAAAACGCCTCGGGCGGAAGGGTCGTCACCGCGCCCACCTGCGGTTCGGCCGGGTTGATCCCCGCCGTCCTTCGCTCCATGCAGGAGAGCTACGACCTGGGCGAGATGGAGATTCTGCACGCCCTGGCCGTGGGCGGCCTGATCGGCAACGTCGTCAAGACGAACGCCTCCATCTCCGGGGCGGAAGTCGGCTGCCAGGGAGAAATAGGAACCGCGTGCGCCATGGCCGGCGGCATGGCTGCCTACCTATTCGGCGGCTCGCTCATGCAGATCGACTACGCGGCCGAGATGTCCCTGGAACACCATCTGGGCATGACCTGCGACCCGGTCGGCGGCTACGTTCAGGTGCCCTGCATCGAACGCAACGCGGTCTCGGCCATCCGGGCCATCAACGCTGCGGAATATGTTCTTTTCACAGACGGCGAGCACCGCATCAGCTTCGACCAGGTCGTGCAAACCATGGCGGAGACGGGCCGCGACCTGAAATGCGGATACCGCGAGACCTCCCTGGCCGGACTGGCCAGGCTCGGCATCAGGAAGAGCTGA
- a CDS encoding amidohydrolase — protein MPLNPEIEACFEEMRDIRRHLHTCPEIGLETAGTAAFVKEQLDGFGIDHQDIGANSVLAIVEGRGPGKTIAFRADMDGLEITEETGLPYQSRTEGRMHACGHDGHTATMLTFARYLADHRDFDGTALLLFQSGEEGFGGAVKIIEDGLFEKYKIDLMFGLHNWPGHAENHIIVHPGAAMASEDRFDVTIRGKSGHASSPHLCVEPFAAVADFIGGAQSIITRMVSAHDKAVISITQVHGGSAYNIIPDEVVIRGNVRTTDSGVQDLIEESLGRLADGLASIYGVQTSFAYHRKHPVLTNSTPEPAMKAAARVVGEENVRTKELPAMGSEDFAFYMQHTKGCFVWVGNGMDSPVLHNSKFDFNDHGILVGASYFAELLKEVTRQP, from the coding sequence ATGCCTCTGAATCCCGAGATCGAAGCCTGCTTCGAAGAGATGCGGGACATCCGCAGGCACCTGCATACATGCCCGGAAATCGGCCTTGAGACGGCCGGGACCGCCGCATTCGTGAAGGAACAGCTCGACGGCTTCGGAATCGACCACCAAGATATCGGCGCAAATTCGGTGTTGGCCATAGTCGAGGGACGCGGACCGGGCAAGACCATCGCCTTCCGCGCCGACATGGACGGACTGGAAATCACCGAAGAGACCGGACTGCCTTACCAATCCCGGACCGAAGGACGTATGCACGCCTGCGGCCACGACGGTCATACCGCCACCATGCTGACCTTCGCCCGCTATCTGGCGGACCACCGGGACTTCGACGGCACGGCGCTTCTCCTGTTCCAGTCGGGCGAAGAAGGCTTCGGCGGCGCGGTCAAGATCATTGAGGACGGCCTGTTCGAAAAGTACAAAATCGACCTCATGTTCGGCCTGCACAACTGGCCCGGACACGCGGAGAACCACATCATCGTCCATCCGGGAGCCGCAATGGCCTCGGAAGACCGTTTCGATGTGACCATCCGGGGCAAGAGCGGGCACGCGTCCTCCCCCCACCTCTGCGTGGAGCCGTTCGCGGCGGTGGCCGACTTCATCGGAGGCGCGCAGTCGATCATCACGCGCATGGTTTCGGCACACGACAAGGCGGTCATCAGCATCACCCAGGTGCACGGCGGCAGCGCGTACAACATCATCCCGGACGAGGTGGTCATACGCGGCAATGTGCGCACCACGGACAGCGGCGTGCAGGACCTCATTGAGGAATCCCTGGGCCGCCTGGCCGACGGCCTGGCCTCCATCTACGGGGTGCAAACGTCGTTCGCCTATCATCGGAAACATCCGGTGCTGACGAACTCCACTCCGGAACCGGCCATGAAGGCGGCGGCCCGCGTGGTGGGCGAGGAAAACGTACGCACCAAGGAACTCCCGGCCATGGGGAGCGAGGACTTCGCCTTCTACATGCAGCACACCAAGGGGTGCTTCGTGTGGGTGGGCAACGGCATGGATTCGCCCGTCCTCCACAACAGCAAGTTCGACTTCAACGACCACGGCATCCTGGTGGGAGCCTCCTACTTCGCGGAGCTCCTGAAGGAAGTCACGCGGCAGCCCTAG